The sequence TTCTTAAAGGTGTAGTTTATATTAAGTGGGTAATGATACTAAATTCAGTGGCATGCAAGAAAGACTTCAGCTGTGGTATGAGTAATGCAAatggaaaatcaaacaaatgTTGTACAAGTATCACCTCTCAAGTATGTGCCTGTATAGATAAGTTGCTTATCTGTATCTTTGACAGTTGGAGGGAATGTAACTAAAGAACTTTATTGCTCACAGGATGTGATCGGCTGTACCCAGGAGATGGACTTCATTCTATGGCCTCGTAATGATATTGAGAAGATAGTCTGTCTCCTGTTCTCTCGGTGGAAGGGGTCTGATGAGCCCTTTAGGCCTGTTCAGGtatttgggtttgggttttgacTTCAGTAACTAACTTGTTCCTGGAGGGAGTGTTCTCTTTAACCACTAAGTTGATAAGGTATGCAAGTTCTGTGGATGTTAGAAAAATATACTGTGCTCTGAATGccaaatttatttataaagcaGTCAGTGTTCTGAATGCCAAATTCTGCGTCCTATCTTTATGCACTGTCGTATTAGCCCTTCCAAAATGTAAGTTTCCAAAGGGCCTTTGCAAATGACACGTATGTATAAAGGCATtcagtgtgtttgtgttttttgtaGGAGCTGATTAGATGTCCCTCTTAGTACCATCCAATCTTTGTCTAAATGTGATAGTGTTATTAAGGTTTTGTCAGTATTCCAAGATGCTGTATTTGATTAGATGGAGGAGTGAAATGGATGGAacctttgcattttaaattgttgCACAGGGATCTTCTGCCATAGGAAGGTAAATTGGGTTTTATATATGCTGCAGGTGAAGTTGTACCTTTGAATTGTTAATTTGTCATTGCAATGGCTGATACAGTGTTGACAGAATGAAATTAGAGGATTCTTTAAATTGTGTCAAGACACTGCCATGGTcctcagtttcttctttttagaATAGgtcagaaaaggaaagaacaaaagtGATTGTAAAGCCCCAGACTGAAGAATATTAATGGGTTACACATGAGCTTtgtcttgaaaaatattttatttccctccctCACACGATGTAGGCCAAGTTTGAATTTCATCATGGTGACTATGAAAAACAGTTTCTGCATGTTCTGAGCCGAAAGGACAAGACTGGAATTGTTATCAACAACCCTAACCAGTCAGTGTTTCTCTTCATTGACAGACAGCACTTGCAGGTGAGCTTCTTTTGTCCTTGTTTTAACAGGTGTATTTTAATCACAAAAGGCTTTTTGTTCTTGGGAACATCAGTGATTGTGCTGCAAGGTACTCAAGTAGAAAAACTGATCATGCGTTCATGATTGCATTTTGGCAGTTCAGGGGAAACTTCCACTATAAATAGGACTTGCACATGCAAAAACTAACTATGGGACACGTGTTCACATAGAACAAGAACACATAATGTTCTTGTATTAAAAATCTAAGAAGTTCTGAAATAGACCtgtgtttaagaaaaattaaagcattggtttggtttgggtgaCAATATGGAAATAATTCAAGTGAAAAATAGTGAAAACATCTTATGCATTAGAATTTGCAGACTAATTTTAAGCTCTGTTTATGTGAATGAAGTAGtgaattttaaatgtctttggGGATCTGCCTACTAGTCCTGAGTTAACTTCTAGGCTTAATAcctttcctttgtgttttctttgcctCTAGACTCCGAAAAACAAAGCTACAATCTTCAAGTTATGCAGCATCTGCCTGTAcctgccacaggagcagctcactCACTGGACGGTTGGTACCATAGAGGATCACCTCCGTCCCTACATGCCAGAGTAAGGTACTGGCCAGCAAAATGGGGAAGATCACAGAATGCAGCAGTGGATTTTCACTTTCCTCACCACTTCATTCTTTCagaatttagaagaaaatgGACTCATGTTCAGAACATTATACATTGTGAAACTTGATcatcctggatttttttaatcatttgtATCTCAGaactttgcaatttttttttagatgttTTCTGCATGGACCTTGTGAAAGAGAGGATGCTCTGCACACTTCTGCACTGCATCAGCATCTTACTGATATGTGAAATGAAGGGACTGTACATTGAAACAAATGTATCCGAAAGCACAAGGTGATCATTTGTGGTGGTGTTCCCATTTGTGCTGGTCATGCCCCCTAACATCTCTAATGTTAACCATCAGTATTTGAGGGTGAGAAGTGAATGTAACGGGTATAAAAGCCTTATAGCTTTGCTGTTCATGATTGTATAGATGAGCACTATCATTCATTCTAATGAACGAAGAAGTGGCTATTACAATAGCAAGTAAGTGTGGGAAAGAAatcttcctaaaaaaaaaagcatctcaTTTAATGTATAGGcattttttgcctcttttatTTTGCTGGGCCATGTCTTAAGTTTACTGGCACTTTTGTTTTGGATCTCTTTCCCCAAGTTGCTGTATAACTGTATGAAGGTATTCTTTTGAGTTGGATGCATTTATACAGATGAGGCAGACCTGGAGTCTGAAGTTGCTAAAGCAGCtcaaaaaaaggtaaaataataGCTGCAGAAACTATGTTGGTagaggattattttttcttgagaGTTGAGACTTGTAAACTTGCAGGTGAACTGTGCAGGAAATACTGGTTTCTAAAACATTTCTTACAGAAAACCCAttgaggttgttttttttctttcttttggaatAGACATTATAAACCAATGTAAAATAGTGTTTGGAGTGTCAAAAGTTGGTTCTGACAGAACATTTTAAGATTGTGCAATGATAAAAGGAAGACTACTGTATAGTTTTGATGACAGAGAAGGCTCTGCTTAAGGGTTGAGTACTTTACTGGAGTAAAACTGCATAAGCCTACTCCCTTTGGATAAAACTAGTGCTT comes from Zonotrichia leucophrys gambelii isolate GWCS_2022_RI chromosome 2, RI_Zleu_2.0, whole genome shotgun sequence and encodes:
- the C2H6orf62 gene encoding uncharacterized protein C6orf62 homolog, yielding MGDPNSRKKQALNRLRAQLRKKKESLADQFDFKMYIAFVFKDKKKKSALFEVSEVIPVMTNNYEENILKGVRDSSYSLESSLELLQKDVVQLHAPRYQSMRRDVIGCTQEMDFILWPRNDIEKIVCLLFSRWKGSDEPFRPVQAKFEFHHGDYEKQFLHVLSRKDKTGIVINNPNQSVFLFIDRQHLQTPKNKATIFKLCSICLYLPQEQLTHWTVGTIEDHLRPYMPE